From the Phyllopteryx taeniolatus isolate TA_2022b chromosome 20, UOR_Ptae_1.2, whole genome shotgun sequence genome, one window contains:
- the mastl gene encoding serine/threonine-protein kinase greatwall isoform X2, with product MDVEEKDKSPRNASVTGSFKLPKIEDFVILKPISRGAFGKVYLARKKCNARLYAVKSMNKADMVDKNMTGQMKAERDALALSKSPFVVHLFYSLQTATKIYLVMEYLIGGDVKSLLHICGYFDQDMAVKYISEVALALDYIHRHGIIHRDLKPDNMLISNEGHIKLTDFGLSKVKLDGELKLTDILNTPSVSKTTNFSRTPGQVMSLINSIGFNTPVAENKRHCSTSAVSCGKMMAKNNWLGSPSVRTKETMSSPAQKPWKKGPHNFVFSAHNLAVNLTPTLMKTRKRFETTSAGSTTDTEGGVSPLWECEEKENEQNKQKARAHLESHVKADACDPPETAPRTPPPSFKRPFSDVQVSPEAPERLAKRSTEHYRRCHDLPGETAAIHTGLTGAFSDVAIVMASLGPLSVTLPALPGAVAKSLFTQMEKSPAAEEEHFAHKDLSDSSFTSPLGGICRSLSLDSDTSETSLTISGLDPVRLPEMSASASPEELAEASASPASSFLRSKNAVAFRSYCSSINRSDVSRLSVGSALDASSPAVVLATPVQRKTSSGSSLYQTPQAVSTSHTPFRTPKSVRRGALPVEGAPILGTPDYLAPELLLRTSHGKCRYDCMVDWWALGVCLFEFLAGVPPFNDETPQLVFQNILNRDIPWPERDEELSDNARNTIDILLTVDKTKRAGLKELKRHPLFEGCDWENLHTQPMPFIPQPDDETDTSYFEARNNAQQIVLSAFSF from the exons ATGGACGTGGAGGAAAAAGACAAATCTCCTCGCAACGCGAGCGTTACAGGATCTTTCAAACTGCCGAAGATTGAAGATTTCGTCATTTTAAAACCTATCAGCCGCGGTGCTTTTGGCAAAGTCTATCTTGCACGGAAGAAATGCAACGCCCGCTTGTATGCCGTTAAG TCCATGAATAAAGCGGACATGGTGGATAAAAACATGACGGGCCAAATGAAGGCAGAGAGAGATGCCCTGGCTTTGAGCAAAAGTCCCTTCGTGGTTCACCTGTTTTATTCTCTCCAGACGGCCACCAAAATCTACCTG GTGATGGAGTACCTCATTGGAGGAGATGTGAAATCTCTTCTTCACATTTGTGGATATTTTGACCAGGACATGGCGGTCAAATACATCTCCGAGGTTGCCCTCGCTTTGGACTACATCCACCGCCATGGCATCATCCACAG GGACCTAAAACCAGACAACATGCTCATTTCCAACGAAGGTCACATTAAGTTAACCGACTTTGGGCTTTCCAAGGTGAAGCTTGACGGAG AACTGAAACTTACAGATATCCTAAACACACCCTCTGTGTCCAAAACCACAAATTTCTCACGCACGCCTGGTCAAGTCATGTCCTTAATCAACTCGATTGGTTTT AACACCCCTGTGGCAGAAAATAAACGCCACTGCAGCACCTCCGCCGTCTCCTGTGGCAAAATGATGGCGAAGAATAACTGGTTGGGCTCCCCCTCCGTGAGGACAAAGGAGACCATGAGCTCCCCAGCGCAGAAGCCCTGGAAGAAAG GGCCGCACAACTTCGTGTTCAGTGCGCACAACCTGGCCGTCAATCTGACGCCCACGCTGATGAAAACCAGGAAGCGCTTCGAGACCACGAGCGCCGGCAGCACCACCGACACCGAGGGAGGTGTCAGCCCGCTGTGGGAGTGCGAGGAG AAGGAAAATGAGCAGAACAAACAGAAGGCAAGAGCACATTTGGAGTCCCACGTGAAGGCCGATGCATGCGACCCCCCAGAAACTGCTCCTCGAACCCCCCCACCGTCCTTCAAACGGCCGTTTTCCGACGTGCAGGTGAGCCCGGAGGCTCCGGAGCGCCTCGCGAAGAGGAGCACGGAGCACTACAGACGATGCCACGACCTTCCCGGCGAGACCGCCGCCATTCACACCGGCCTCACCGGAGCCTTCTCCGACGTGGCAATCGTGATGGCCTCCCTGGGCcccctttctgtgactcttccagcgCTCCCCGGCGCCGTGGCCAAGAGCCTCTTTACCCAAATGGAAAAATCGCCAGCAGCGGAGGAGGAGCACTTTGCCCACAAGGACTTGTCAGATTCCAGCTTCACGTCACCGCTTGGCGG AATTTGTCGGAGTTTGAGTCTGGATTCTGACACGTCGGAGACATCACTGACCATCAGCGGCCTCGACCCCGTCAGGCTTCCCGAAATGAGCGCCTCGGCTTCCCCCGAGGAGCTCGCCGAGGCGTCCGCCTCCCCGGCGTCGTCCTTCCTGCGGTCCAAGAACGCGGTGGCGTTCCGGAGCTACTGCAGCTCCATCAACCGCTCCGACGTGTCGCGGCTCAGCGTGGGCTCGGCCCTGGACGCGTCCTCGCCCGCTGTCGTCCTCGCCACGCCGGTCCAGAGGAAGACCAGCTCCGGCAGCTCGCTCTACCAG ACTCCTCAGGCCGTGTCCACCTCGCACACCCCCTTCCGGACTCCCAAAAGTGTGCGACGGGGGGCGCTTCCCGTGGAGGGGGCGCCCATTTTAGGGACCCCCGACTATCTGGCCCCCGAGCTGCTTTTGCGGACGTCTCACG GGAAGTGTCGCTACG aCTGCATGGTGGACTGGTGGGCGCTGGGCGTGTGTCTGTTCGAGTTCCTGGCCGGTGTGCCACCCTTCAACGATGAGACGCCGCAACTCGTCTTCCAGAATATTCTCAACAGAG ACATCCCCTGGCCCGAAAGAGACGAGGAGCTGTCAGACAACGCCAGGAACACCATCGACATCCTCCTGACCGTGGACAAGACCAAGCGGGCGGGACTCAAAG AGCTGAAGCGCCACCCGCTGTTCGAGGGCTGTGACTGGGAGAACCTCCACACTCAGCCCATGCCGTTCATCCCGCAGCCGGATGACGAGACGGACACGTCGTACTTCGAGGCCCGGAACAACGCGCAGCAAATCGTTTTGTCCGCCTTCAGTTTCTAG
- the mastl gene encoding serine/threonine-protein kinase greatwall isoform X1, whose protein sequence is MDVEEKDKSPRNASVTGSFKLPKIEDFVILKPISRGAFGKVYLARKKCNARLYAVKSMNKADMVDKNMTGQMKAERDALALSKSPFVVHLFYSLQTATKIYLVMEYLIGGDVKSLLHICGYFDQDMAVKYISEVALALDYIHRHGIIHRDLKPDNMLISNEGHIKLTDFGLSKVKLDGELKLTDILNTPSVSKTTNFSRTPGQVMSLINSIGFNTPVAENKRHCSTSAVSCGKMMAKNNWLGSPSVRTKETMSSPAQKPWKKGPHNFVFSAHNLAVNLTPTLMKTRKRFETTSAGSTTDTEGGVSPLWECEEKENEQNKQKARAHLESHVKADACDPPETAPRTPPPSFKRPFSDVQVSPEAPERLAKRSTEHYRRCHDLPGETAAIHTGLTGAFSDVAIVMASLGPLSVTLPALPGAVAKSLFTQMEKSPAAEEEHFAHKDLSDSSFTSPLGGRICRSLSLDSDTSETSLTISGLDPVRLPEMSASASPEELAEASASPASSFLRSKNAVAFRSYCSSINRSDVSRLSVGSALDASSPAVVLATPVQRKTSSGSSLYQTPQAVSTSHTPFRTPKSVRRGALPVEGAPILGTPDYLAPELLLRTSHGKCRYDCMVDWWALGVCLFEFLAGVPPFNDETPQLVFQNILNRDIPWPERDEELSDNARNTIDILLTVDKTKRAGLKELKRHPLFEGCDWENLHTQPMPFIPQPDDETDTSYFEARNNAQQIVLSAFSF, encoded by the exons ATGGACGTGGAGGAAAAAGACAAATCTCCTCGCAACGCGAGCGTTACAGGATCTTTCAAACTGCCGAAGATTGAAGATTTCGTCATTTTAAAACCTATCAGCCGCGGTGCTTTTGGCAAAGTCTATCTTGCACGGAAGAAATGCAACGCCCGCTTGTATGCCGTTAAG TCCATGAATAAAGCGGACATGGTGGATAAAAACATGACGGGCCAAATGAAGGCAGAGAGAGATGCCCTGGCTTTGAGCAAAAGTCCCTTCGTGGTTCACCTGTTTTATTCTCTCCAGACGGCCACCAAAATCTACCTG GTGATGGAGTACCTCATTGGAGGAGATGTGAAATCTCTTCTTCACATTTGTGGATATTTTGACCAGGACATGGCGGTCAAATACATCTCCGAGGTTGCCCTCGCTTTGGACTACATCCACCGCCATGGCATCATCCACAG GGACCTAAAACCAGACAACATGCTCATTTCCAACGAAGGTCACATTAAGTTAACCGACTTTGGGCTTTCCAAGGTGAAGCTTGACGGAG AACTGAAACTTACAGATATCCTAAACACACCCTCTGTGTCCAAAACCACAAATTTCTCACGCACGCCTGGTCAAGTCATGTCCTTAATCAACTCGATTGGTTTT AACACCCCTGTGGCAGAAAATAAACGCCACTGCAGCACCTCCGCCGTCTCCTGTGGCAAAATGATGGCGAAGAATAACTGGTTGGGCTCCCCCTCCGTGAGGACAAAGGAGACCATGAGCTCCCCAGCGCAGAAGCCCTGGAAGAAAG GGCCGCACAACTTCGTGTTCAGTGCGCACAACCTGGCCGTCAATCTGACGCCCACGCTGATGAAAACCAGGAAGCGCTTCGAGACCACGAGCGCCGGCAGCACCACCGACACCGAGGGAGGTGTCAGCCCGCTGTGGGAGTGCGAGGAG AAGGAAAATGAGCAGAACAAACAGAAGGCAAGAGCACATTTGGAGTCCCACGTGAAGGCCGATGCATGCGACCCCCCAGAAACTGCTCCTCGAACCCCCCCACCGTCCTTCAAACGGCCGTTTTCCGACGTGCAGGTGAGCCCGGAGGCTCCGGAGCGCCTCGCGAAGAGGAGCACGGAGCACTACAGACGATGCCACGACCTTCCCGGCGAGACCGCCGCCATTCACACCGGCCTCACCGGAGCCTTCTCCGACGTGGCAATCGTGATGGCCTCCCTGGGCcccctttctgtgactcttccagcgCTCCCCGGCGCCGTGGCCAAGAGCCTCTTTACCCAAATGGAAAAATCGCCAGCAGCGGAGGAGGAGCACTTTGCCCACAAGGACTTGTCAGATTCCAGCTTCACGTCACCGCTTGGCGG CAGAATTTGTCGGAGTTTGAGTCTGGATTCTGACACGTCGGAGACATCACTGACCATCAGCGGCCTCGACCCCGTCAGGCTTCCCGAAATGAGCGCCTCGGCTTCCCCCGAGGAGCTCGCCGAGGCGTCCGCCTCCCCGGCGTCGTCCTTCCTGCGGTCCAAGAACGCGGTGGCGTTCCGGAGCTACTGCAGCTCCATCAACCGCTCCGACGTGTCGCGGCTCAGCGTGGGCTCGGCCCTGGACGCGTCCTCGCCCGCTGTCGTCCTCGCCACGCCGGTCCAGAGGAAGACCAGCTCCGGCAGCTCGCTCTACCAG ACTCCTCAGGCCGTGTCCACCTCGCACACCCCCTTCCGGACTCCCAAAAGTGTGCGACGGGGGGCGCTTCCCGTGGAGGGGGCGCCCATTTTAGGGACCCCCGACTATCTGGCCCCCGAGCTGCTTTTGCGGACGTCTCACG GGAAGTGTCGCTACG aCTGCATGGTGGACTGGTGGGCGCTGGGCGTGTGTCTGTTCGAGTTCCTGGCCGGTGTGCCACCCTTCAACGATGAGACGCCGCAACTCGTCTTCCAGAATATTCTCAACAGAG ACATCCCCTGGCCCGAAAGAGACGAGGAGCTGTCAGACAACGCCAGGAACACCATCGACATCCTCCTGACCGTGGACAAGACCAAGCGGGCGGGACTCAAAG AGCTGAAGCGCCACCCGCTGTTCGAGGGCTGTGACTGGGAGAACCTCCACACTCAGCCCATGCCGTTCATCCCGCAGCCGGATGACGAGACGGACACGTCGTACTTCGAGGCCCGGAACAACGCGCAGCAAATCGTTTTGTCCGCCTTCAGTTTCTAG
- the mastl gene encoding serine/threonine-protein kinase greatwall isoform X4, with translation MDVEEKDKSPRNASVTGSFKLPKIEDFVILKPISRGAFGKVYLARKKCNARLYAVKSMNKADMVDKNMTGQMKAERDALALSKSPFVVHLFYSLQTATKIYLVMEYLIGGDVKSLLHICGYFDQDMAVKYISEVALALDYIHRHGIIHRDLKPDNMLISNEGHIKLTDFGLSKVKLDGELKLTDILNTPSVSKTTNFSRTPGQVMSLINSIGFNTPVAENKRHCSTSAVSCGKMMAKNNWLGSPSVRTKETMSSPAQKPWKKGPHNFVFSAHNLAVNLTPTLMKTRKRFETTSAGSTTDTEGGVSPLWECEEKENEQNKQKARAHLESHVKADACDPPETAPRTPPPSFKRPFSDVQVSPEAPERLAKRSTEHYRRCHDLPGETAAIHTGLTGAFSDVAIVMASLGPLSVTLPALPGAVAKSLFTQMEKSPAAEEEHFAHKDLSDSSFTSPLGGRICRSLSLDSDTSETSLTISGLDPVRLPEMSASASPEELAEASASPASSFLRSKNAVAFRSYCSSINRSDVSRLSVGSALDASSPAVVLATPVQRKTSSGSSLYQTPQAVSTSHTPFRTPKSVRRGALPVEGAPILGTPDYLAPELLLRTSHGKCRYDCMVDWWALGVCLFEFLAGVPPFNDETPQLVFQNILNRAVQIRCRKKQTQSTYIFIYSFLRHPLARKRRGAVRQRQEHHRHPPDRGQDQAGGTQRAEAPPAVRGL, from the exons ATGGACGTGGAGGAAAAAGACAAATCTCCTCGCAACGCGAGCGTTACAGGATCTTTCAAACTGCCGAAGATTGAAGATTTCGTCATTTTAAAACCTATCAGCCGCGGTGCTTTTGGCAAAGTCTATCTTGCACGGAAGAAATGCAACGCCCGCTTGTATGCCGTTAAG TCCATGAATAAAGCGGACATGGTGGATAAAAACATGACGGGCCAAATGAAGGCAGAGAGAGATGCCCTGGCTTTGAGCAAAAGTCCCTTCGTGGTTCACCTGTTTTATTCTCTCCAGACGGCCACCAAAATCTACCTG GTGATGGAGTACCTCATTGGAGGAGATGTGAAATCTCTTCTTCACATTTGTGGATATTTTGACCAGGACATGGCGGTCAAATACATCTCCGAGGTTGCCCTCGCTTTGGACTACATCCACCGCCATGGCATCATCCACAG GGACCTAAAACCAGACAACATGCTCATTTCCAACGAAGGTCACATTAAGTTAACCGACTTTGGGCTTTCCAAGGTGAAGCTTGACGGAG AACTGAAACTTACAGATATCCTAAACACACCCTCTGTGTCCAAAACCACAAATTTCTCACGCACGCCTGGTCAAGTCATGTCCTTAATCAACTCGATTGGTTTT AACACCCCTGTGGCAGAAAATAAACGCCACTGCAGCACCTCCGCCGTCTCCTGTGGCAAAATGATGGCGAAGAATAACTGGTTGGGCTCCCCCTCCGTGAGGACAAAGGAGACCATGAGCTCCCCAGCGCAGAAGCCCTGGAAGAAAG GGCCGCACAACTTCGTGTTCAGTGCGCACAACCTGGCCGTCAATCTGACGCCCACGCTGATGAAAACCAGGAAGCGCTTCGAGACCACGAGCGCCGGCAGCACCACCGACACCGAGGGAGGTGTCAGCCCGCTGTGGGAGTGCGAGGAG AAGGAAAATGAGCAGAACAAACAGAAGGCAAGAGCACATTTGGAGTCCCACGTGAAGGCCGATGCATGCGACCCCCCAGAAACTGCTCCTCGAACCCCCCCACCGTCCTTCAAACGGCCGTTTTCCGACGTGCAGGTGAGCCCGGAGGCTCCGGAGCGCCTCGCGAAGAGGAGCACGGAGCACTACAGACGATGCCACGACCTTCCCGGCGAGACCGCCGCCATTCACACCGGCCTCACCGGAGCCTTCTCCGACGTGGCAATCGTGATGGCCTCCCTGGGCcccctttctgtgactcttccagcgCTCCCCGGCGCCGTGGCCAAGAGCCTCTTTACCCAAATGGAAAAATCGCCAGCAGCGGAGGAGGAGCACTTTGCCCACAAGGACTTGTCAGATTCCAGCTTCACGTCACCGCTTGGCGG CAGAATTTGTCGGAGTTTGAGTCTGGATTCTGACACGTCGGAGACATCACTGACCATCAGCGGCCTCGACCCCGTCAGGCTTCCCGAAATGAGCGCCTCGGCTTCCCCCGAGGAGCTCGCCGAGGCGTCCGCCTCCCCGGCGTCGTCCTTCCTGCGGTCCAAGAACGCGGTGGCGTTCCGGAGCTACTGCAGCTCCATCAACCGCTCCGACGTGTCGCGGCTCAGCGTGGGCTCGGCCCTGGACGCGTCCTCGCCCGCTGTCGTCCTCGCCACGCCGGTCCAGAGGAAGACCAGCTCCGGCAGCTCGCTCTACCAG ACTCCTCAGGCCGTGTCCACCTCGCACACCCCCTTCCGGACTCCCAAAAGTGTGCGACGGGGGGCGCTTCCCGTGGAGGGGGCGCCCATTTTAGGGACCCCCGACTATCTGGCCCCCGAGCTGCTTTTGCGGACGTCTCACG GGAAGTGTCGCTACG aCTGCATGGTGGACTGGTGGGCGCTGGGCGTGTGTCTGTTCGAGTTCCTGGCCGGTGTGCCACCCTTCAACGATGAGACGCCGCAACTCGTCTTCCAGAATATTCTCAACAGAG ctgtTCAAATCAGGTGCCGGAAGAAACAGACTCAGTctacatatatttttatatattcatttttaaGACATCCCCTGGCCCGAAAGAGACGAGGAGCTGTCAGACAACGCCAGGAACACCATCGACATCCTCCTGACCGTGGACAAGACCAAGCGGGCGGGACTCAAAG AGCTGAAGCGCCACCCGCTGTTCGAGGGCTGTGA
- the mastl gene encoding serine/threonine-protein kinase greatwall isoform X3 — translation MDVEEKDKSPRNASVTGSFKLPKIEDFVILKPISRGAFGKVYLARKKCNARLYAVKSMNKADMVDKNMTGQMKAERDALALSKSPFVVHLFYSLQTATKIYLVMEYLIGGDVKSLLHICGYFDQDMAVKYISEVALALDYIHRHGIIHRDLKPDNMLISNEGHIKLTDFGLSKVKLDGELKLTDILNTPSVSKTTNFSRTPGQVMSLINSIGFNTPVAENKRHCSTSAVSCGKMMAKNNWLGSPSVRTKETMSSPAQKPWKKGPHNFVFSAHNLAVNLTPTLMKTRKRFETTSAGSTTDTEGGVSPLWECEEKENEQNKQKARAHLESHVKADACDPPETAPRTPPPSFKRPFSDVQVSPEAPERLAKRSTEHYRRCHDLPGETAAIHTGLTGAFSDVAIVMASLGPLSVTLPALPGAVAKSLFTQMEKSPAAEEEHFAHKDLSDSSFTSPLGGRICRSLSLDSDTSETSLTISGLDPVRLPEMSASASPEELAEASASPASSFLRSKNAVAFRSYCSSINRSDVSRLSVGSALDASSPAVVLATPVQRKTSSGSSLYQTPQAVSTSHTPFRTPKSVRRGALPVEGAPILGTPDYLAPELLLRTSHDCMVDWWALGVCLFEFLAGVPPFNDETPQLVFQNILNRDIPWPERDEELSDNARNTIDILLTVDKTKRAGLKELKRHPLFEGCDWENLHTQPMPFIPQPDDETDTSYFEARNNAQQIVLSAFSF, via the exons ATGGACGTGGAGGAAAAAGACAAATCTCCTCGCAACGCGAGCGTTACAGGATCTTTCAAACTGCCGAAGATTGAAGATTTCGTCATTTTAAAACCTATCAGCCGCGGTGCTTTTGGCAAAGTCTATCTTGCACGGAAGAAATGCAACGCCCGCTTGTATGCCGTTAAG TCCATGAATAAAGCGGACATGGTGGATAAAAACATGACGGGCCAAATGAAGGCAGAGAGAGATGCCCTGGCTTTGAGCAAAAGTCCCTTCGTGGTTCACCTGTTTTATTCTCTCCAGACGGCCACCAAAATCTACCTG GTGATGGAGTACCTCATTGGAGGAGATGTGAAATCTCTTCTTCACATTTGTGGATATTTTGACCAGGACATGGCGGTCAAATACATCTCCGAGGTTGCCCTCGCTTTGGACTACATCCACCGCCATGGCATCATCCACAG GGACCTAAAACCAGACAACATGCTCATTTCCAACGAAGGTCACATTAAGTTAACCGACTTTGGGCTTTCCAAGGTGAAGCTTGACGGAG AACTGAAACTTACAGATATCCTAAACACACCCTCTGTGTCCAAAACCACAAATTTCTCACGCACGCCTGGTCAAGTCATGTCCTTAATCAACTCGATTGGTTTT AACACCCCTGTGGCAGAAAATAAACGCCACTGCAGCACCTCCGCCGTCTCCTGTGGCAAAATGATGGCGAAGAATAACTGGTTGGGCTCCCCCTCCGTGAGGACAAAGGAGACCATGAGCTCCCCAGCGCAGAAGCCCTGGAAGAAAG GGCCGCACAACTTCGTGTTCAGTGCGCACAACCTGGCCGTCAATCTGACGCCCACGCTGATGAAAACCAGGAAGCGCTTCGAGACCACGAGCGCCGGCAGCACCACCGACACCGAGGGAGGTGTCAGCCCGCTGTGGGAGTGCGAGGAG AAGGAAAATGAGCAGAACAAACAGAAGGCAAGAGCACATTTGGAGTCCCACGTGAAGGCCGATGCATGCGACCCCCCAGAAACTGCTCCTCGAACCCCCCCACCGTCCTTCAAACGGCCGTTTTCCGACGTGCAGGTGAGCCCGGAGGCTCCGGAGCGCCTCGCGAAGAGGAGCACGGAGCACTACAGACGATGCCACGACCTTCCCGGCGAGACCGCCGCCATTCACACCGGCCTCACCGGAGCCTTCTCCGACGTGGCAATCGTGATGGCCTCCCTGGGCcccctttctgtgactcttccagcgCTCCCCGGCGCCGTGGCCAAGAGCCTCTTTACCCAAATGGAAAAATCGCCAGCAGCGGAGGAGGAGCACTTTGCCCACAAGGACTTGTCAGATTCCAGCTTCACGTCACCGCTTGGCGG CAGAATTTGTCGGAGTTTGAGTCTGGATTCTGACACGTCGGAGACATCACTGACCATCAGCGGCCTCGACCCCGTCAGGCTTCCCGAAATGAGCGCCTCGGCTTCCCCCGAGGAGCTCGCCGAGGCGTCCGCCTCCCCGGCGTCGTCCTTCCTGCGGTCCAAGAACGCGGTGGCGTTCCGGAGCTACTGCAGCTCCATCAACCGCTCCGACGTGTCGCGGCTCAGCGTGGGCTCGGCCCTGGACGCGTCCTCGCCCGCTGTCGTCCTCGCCACGCCGGTCCAGAGGAAGACCAGCTCCGGCAGCTCGCTCTACCAG ACTCCTCAGGCCGTGTCCACCTCGCACACCCCCTTCCGGACTCCCAAAAGTGTGCGACGGGGGGCGCTTCCCGTGGAGGGGGCGCCCATTTTAGGGACCCCCGACTATCTGGCCCCCGAGCTGCTTTTGCGGACGTCTCACG aCTGCATGGTGGACTGGTGGGCGCTGGGCGTGTGTCTGTTCGAGTTCCTGGCCGGTGTGCCACCCTTCAACGATGAGACGCCGCAACTCGTCTTCCAGAATATTCTCAACAGAG ACATCCCCTGGCCCGAAAGAGACGAGGAGCTGTCAGACAACGCCAGGAACACCATCGACATCCTCCTGACCGTGGACAAGACCAAGCGGGCGGGACTCAAAG AGCTGAAGCGCCACCCGCTGTTCGAGGGCTGTGACTGGGAGAACCTCCACACTCAGCCCATGCCGTTCATCCCGCAGCCGGATGACGAGACGGACACGTCGTACTTCGAGGCCCGGAACAACGCGCAGCAAATCGTTTTGTCCGCCTTCAGTTTCTAG
- the mastl gene encoding serine/threonine-protein kinase greatwall isoform X6: MDVEEKDKSPRNASVTGSFKLPKIEDFVILKPISRGAFGKVYLARKKCNARLYAVKSMNKADMVDKNMTGQMKAERDALALSKSPFVVHLFYSLQTATKIYLVMEYLIGGDVKSLLHICGYFDQDMAVKYISEVALALDYIHRHGIIHRDLKPDNMLISNEGHIKLTDFGLSKVKLDGELKLTDILNTPSVSKTTNFSRTPGQVMSLINSIGFNTPVAENKRHCSTSAVSCGKMMAKNNWLGSPSVRTKETMSSPAQKPWKKGPHNFVFSAHNLAVNLTPTLMKTRKRFETTSAGSTTDTEGGVSPLWECEEVSPEAPERLAKRSTEHYRRCHDLPGETAAIHTGLTGAFSDVAIVMASLGPLSVTLPALPGAVAKSLFTQMEKSPAAEEEHFAHKDLSDSSFTSPLGGRICRSLSLDSDTSETSLTISGLDPVRLPEMSASASPEELAEASASPASSFLRSKNAVAFRSYCSSINRSDVSRLSVGSALDASSPAVVLATPVQRKTSSGSSLYQTPQAVSTSHTPFRTPKSVRRGALPVEGAPILGTPDYLAPELLLRTSHGKCRYDCMVDWWALGVCLFEFLAGVPPFNDETPQLVFQNILNRDIPWPERDEELSDNARNTIDILLTVDKTKRAGLKELKRHPLFEGCDWENLHTQPMPFIPQPDDETDTSYFEARNNAQQIVLSAFSF; the protein is encoded by the exons ATGGACGTGGAGGAAAAAGACAAATCTCCTCGCAACGCGAGCGTTACAGGATCTTTCAAACTGCCGAAGATTGAAGATTTCGTCATTTTAAAACCTATCAGCCGCGGTGCTTTTGGCAAAGTCTATCTTGCACGGAAGAAATGCAACGCCCGCTTGTATGCCGTTAAG TCCATGAATAAAGCGGACATGGTGGATAAAAACATGACGGGCCAAATGAAGGCAGAGAGAGATGCCCTGGCTTTGAGCAAAAGTCCCTTCGTGGTTCACCTGTTTTATTCTCTCCAGACGGCCACCAAAATCTACCTG GTGATGGAGTACCTCATTGGAGGAGATGTGAAATCTCTTCTTCACATTTGTGGATATTTTGACCAGGACATGGCGGTCAAATACATCTCCGAGGTTGCCCTCGCTTTGGACTACATCCACCGCCATGGCATCATCCACAG GGACCTAAAACCAGACAACATGCTCATTTCCAACGAAGGTCACATTAAGTTAACCGACTTTGGGCTTTCCAAGGTGAAGCTTGACGGAG AACTGAAACTTACAGATATCCTAAACACACCCTCTGTGTCCAAAACCACAAATTTCTCACGCACGCCTGGTCAAGTCATGTCCTTAATCAACTCGATTGGTTTT AACACCCCTGTGGCAGAAAATAAACGCCACTGCAGCACCTCCGCCGTCTCCTGTGGCAAAATGATGGCGAAGAATAACTGGTTGGGCTCCCCCTCCGTGAGGACAAAGGAGACCATGAGCTCCCCAGCGCAGAAGCCCTGGAAGAAAG GGCCGCACAACTTCGTGTTCAGTGCGCACAACCTGGCCGTCAATCTGACGCCCACGCTGATGAAAACCAGGAAGCGCTTCGAGACCACGAGCGCCGGCAGCACCACCGACACCGAGGGAGGTGTCAGCCCGCTGTGGGAGTGCGAGGAG GTGAGCCCGGAGGCTCCGGAGCGCCTCGCGAAGAGGAGCACGGAGCACTACAGACGATGCCACGACCTTCCCGGCGAGACCGCCGCCATTCACACCGGCCTCACCGGAGCCTTCTCCGACGTGGCAATCGTGATGGCCTCCCTGGGCcccctttctgtgactcttccagcgCTCCCCGGCGCCGTGGCCAAGAGCCTCTTTACCCAAATGGAAAAATCGCCAGCAGCGGAGGAGGAGCACTTTGCCCACAAGGACTTGTCAGATTCCAGCTTCACGTCACCGCTTGGCGG CAGAATTTGTCGGAGTTTGAGTCTGGATTCTGACACGTCGGAGACATCACTGACCATCAGCGGCCTCGACCCCGTCAGGCTTCCCGAAATGAGCGCCTCGGCTTCCCCCGAGGAGCTCGCCGAGGCGTCCGCCTCCCCGGCGTCGTCCTTCCTGCGGTCCAAGAACGCGGTGGCGTTCCGGAGCTACTGCAGCTCCATCAACCGCTCCGACGTGTCGCGGCTCAGCGTGGGCTCGGCCCTGGACGCGTCCTCGCCCGCTGTCGTCCTCGCCACGCCGGTCCAGAGGAAGACCAGCTCCGGCAGCTCGCTCTACCAG ACTCCTCAGGCCGTGTCCACCTCGCACACCCCCTTCCGGACTCCCAAAAGTGTGCGACGGGGGGCGCTTCCCGTGGAGGGGGCGCCCATTTTAGGGACCCCCGACTATCTGGCCCCCGAGCTGCTTTTGCGGACGTCTCACG GGAAGTGTCGCTACG aCTGCATGGTGGACTGGTGGGCGCTGGGCGTGTGTCTGTTCGAGTTCCTGGCCGGTGTGCCACCCTTCAACGATGAGACGCCGCAACTCGTCTTCCAGAATATTCTCAACAGAG ACATCCCCTGGCCCGAAAGAGACGAGGAGCTGTCAGACAACGCCAGGAACACCATCGACATCCTCCTGACCGTGGACAAGACCAAGCGGGCGGGACTCAAAG AGCTGAAGCGCCACCCGCTGTTCGAGGGCTGTGACTGGGAGAACCTCCACACTCAGCCCATGCCGTTCATCCCGCAGCCGGATGACGAGACGGACACGTCGTACTTCGAGGCCCGGAACAACGCGCAGCAAATCGTTTTGTCCGCCTTCAGTTTCTAG